From a single Theropithecus gelada isolate Dixy chromosome 10, Tgel_1.0, whole genome shotgun sequence genomic region:
- the PISD gene encoding phosphatidylserine decarboxylase proenzyme, mitochondrial isoform X5 translates to MMCQSEARRGPELRAAKWLHFPQLALRRRLGQLSCMSRPALKLRSWPLTVLYYLLPFGALRPLSRVGWRPVSRVALYKSVPTRLLSRAWGRLNQVELPHWLRRPVYSLYIWTFGVNMKEAAVEDLHHYRNLSEFFRRKLKPQARPVCGLHSVISPSDGKILNFGQVKNCEVEQVKGVTYSLESFLGPRTYTEDLPFSPAASCDSFKNQLVTREGNELYHCVIYLAPGDYHCFHSPTDWTVSHRRHFPGSLMSVNPGMARWIKELFCHNERVVLTGDWKHGFFSLTAVGATNVGSIRIYFDQDLHTNSPRHSKGSYNDFSFVTHTNREGVPMRKGEHLGEFNLGSTIVLIFEAPKDFNFQLKTGQKIRFGEALGSL, encoded by the exons ATGATGTGTCAGTCAGAGGCGCGGCGAGGACCAGAGCTCCGCGCGGCGAAATG GTTGCACTTCCCCCAGCTGGCCCTGAGGCGGAGGCTGGGGCAGCTGAGCTGCATGTCCAGACCCGCCCTGAAACTGCGCTCCTGGCCCTTGACCGTCCTCTACTACCTCCTGCCCTTCGGCGCCCTCAGACCGCTCAGCCGGGTGGGATGGAGGCCCGTAAGCAGG GTGGCTTTGTACAAGTCAGTGCCGACACGCTTGCTGTCACGGGCCTGGGGTCGCCTCAACCAGGTGGAGCTGCCACACTGGCTGCGCAGGCCCGTCTATAGCCTGTACATCTGGACCTTCGGGGTGAACATGAAGGAGGCCGCCGTGGAGGACCTGCATCACTACCGCAACCTCAGCGAGTTCTTCCGGCGCAAGCTGAAGCCGCAGGCCCGGCCCGTCTGCGGCCTGCACAGTGTG ATCAGCCCATCGGATGGAAAGATCCTCAACTTTGGGCAAGTGAAGAACTGCGAGGTGGAGCAGGTAAAGGGGGTCACCTACTCCTTGGAGTCGTTCCTGGGCCCACGCACCTACACAGAGGACCTGCCCTTCTCGCCAG CCGCCTCGTGTGACTCCTTCAAGAACCAGCTGGTCACCCGGGAAGGGAATGAGCTCTATCACTGTGTCATCTACCTGGCCCCCGGGGACTACCACTGCTTCCACTCCCCCACGGACTGGACTGTGTCCCACCGGCGCCACTTCCCAG GCTCCCTGATGTCAGTGAACCCTGGCATGGCTCGCTGGATCAAAGAGCTCTTCTGCCACAACGAGCGGGTAGTCCTGACGGGGGACTGGAAACATGGCTTCTTCTCACTGACGGCTGTGGGGGCCACCAACGTGGGCTCCATTCGCATCTACTTTGACCAG GACCTGCACACAAACAGCCCGAGGCACAGCAAGGGCTCCTACAACGACTTCAGCTTCGTGACGCACACCAATAGAGAGGGCGTCCCCATGCGCAAGGGCGAGCACCTGGGCGAGTTCAACCTGGGCTCCACCATTGTGCTCATCTTTGAGGCCCCCAAGGACTTCAATTTCCAGCTGAAAACAGGACAGAAAATCCGCTTTGGGGAGGCCCTGGGCTCGCTCTAG